One window of the Anaeromyxobacter dehalogenans 2CP-C genome contains the following:
- a CDS encoding DUF3536 domain-containing protein, which translates to MSRRLLCLHGHFYQPPRENPWIEAIEVQDSADPFHDWNERIAVECYAPNGAARLKDGRGRILDIVDSYLHLSFNFGPTLLAWLERHRPDAYARVLEADARSLELRGHGNALAQGYNHAILPLASPRDRLTQIRWGLLDFRRRFHREPEGFWLPETAADTATLEALAGEGIRFTILSPYQAVRVRPPGGEWVDATGARFDPTRPYRVRAGSRELTVFFYDGHIARDLAFGDALGSAVALLDRLEGGFDPGRDHDELLTVAVDGETLGHHKKGGDEVLAGALRELARRPGVELVNLGQALDRIPAEWEAEIAEGSSWSCAHGVERWRSDCGCSAGGAEGWSQAWRAPLRAALEGLRGALDGIYEREAAGLLPDPWRTRDRYAEVLVDPARRDAPDFVRREAGRAVSPEELVRALRLLELQRQGQLMFTSCGWFFSELSGIETVQVLRYAARAVQLAREVAGVDLQPGLERALAAAPSNDPALANGREVFRRLVEPSVVSLEGVGAHLAIAASVRPVPDAGWAFCYAYRVEGRRAAAAGPVAVALCRLQLESALTRETLDAVACVLHFGAADFRCGLAPYRGPEQLAELEEALLARSPAQSLAQLLRAVDRFFPGRDYGLRDLFLDERRRVAGTLLEGTLRRYEDGYREIFEDNRRLMEFLREIDSPVPGPLRVTADVTLTARVLRVTGAARTGEVDLAAAEAELSATVDLARRLGAHLHLDAVRRDVEQLVEERVSALVAGQSPAARAAELTGILSLAERLGLRLDLWNAQNRIWAWAGSAMVTLDREAVAELARRLWFDEGTLLARAGFAPAA; encoded by the coding sequence ATGTCCCGCCGCCTGCTCTGCCTGCACGGGCACTTCTACCAGCCGCCGCGCGAGAACCCCTGGATCGAGGCCATCGAGGTGCAGGACTCGGCCGACCCGTTCCACGACTGGAACGAGCGGATCGCGGTGGAGTGCTACGCGCCGAACGGCGCGGCGCGCCTGAAGGACGGGCGCGGGCGGATCCTGGACATCGTGGACAGCTACCTCCACCTGTCGTTCAACTTCGGCCCCACGCTGCTCGCCTGGCTGGAGCGCCACCGGCCCGACGCCTACGCGCGCGTCCTCGAGGCGGACGCACGCAGCCTGGAGCTGCGCGGCCACGGCAACGCGCTCGCGCAGGGCTACAACCACGCCATCCTGCCGCTCGCCTCGCCCCGCGACCGGCTCACGCAGATCCGCTGGGGCCTCCTCGACTTCCGGCGCCGCTTCCACCGCGAGCCCGAGGGCTTCTGGCTGCCCGAGACCGCCGCCGACACGGCCACGCTGGAGGCGCTGGCGGGCGAGGGCATCCGCTTCACCATCCTCTCGCCCTACCAGGCGGTGCGGGTCCGGCCGCCCGGCGGCGAGTGGGTGGACGCCACCGGCGCGCGCTTCGACCCGACGCGGCCCTACCGCGTGCGCGCGGGCTCGCGCGAGCTGACGGTGTTCTTCTACGACGGCCACATCGCGCGCGACCTGGCGTTCGGGGACGCGCTCGGCTCGGCCGTGGCGCTCCTCGACCGCCTGGAGGGCGGGTTCGACCCCGGGCGCGACCACGACGAGCTGCTGACGGTGGCCGTGGACGGCGAGACGCTCGGTCACCACAAGAAGGGCGGCGACGAGGTGCTGGCGGGGGCGCTGCGCGAGCTGGCGCGGCGGCCGGGCGTGGAGCTGGTGAACCTGGGGCAGGCGCTGGACCGGATCCCGGCGGAGTGGGAGGCGGAGATCGCGGAGGGGTCGTCCTGGAGCTGCGCCCACGGGGTGGAGCGCTGGCGCTCGGACTGCGGGTGCAGCGCGGGCGGGGCGGAGGGCTGGAGCCAGGCCTGGCGCGCGCCGCTGCGGGCCGCGCTGGAGGGGCTGCGCGGGGCGCTCGACGGGATCTACGAGCGCGAGGCGGCGGGGCTGCTCCCGGACCCGTGGCGGACGCGCGACCGCTACGCGGAGGTGCTGGTGGACCCGGCGCGCCGCGACGCGCCCGACTTCGTGCGGCGGGAGGCGGGGCGGGCGGTCTCGCCGGAGGAGCTGGTGCGCGCGCTGCGGCTGCTGGAGCTGCAGCGGCAGGGGCAGCTCATGTTCACGAGCTGCGGCTGGTTCTTCTCGGAGCTGTCCGGGATCGAGACGGTGCAGGTGCTCCGGTACGCGGCGCGCGCGGTGCAGCTCGCCCGCGAGGTGGCCGGCGTGGACCTGCAGCCGGGCCTGGAGCGCGCGCTCGCCGCCGCGCCCTCGAACGACCCGGCGCTGGCGAACGGGCGCGAGGTGTTCCGCCGGCTGGTCGAGCCGAGCGTGGTGTCGCTGGAGGGCGTGGGCGCCCACCTCGCCATCGCCGCCTCGGTGCGGCCGGTGCCGGACGCGGGCTGGGCGTTCTGCTACGCGTACCGGGTCGAGGGACGGCGGGCCGCCGCGGCCGGGCCGGTCGCGGTGGCGCTGTGCCGGCTGCAGCTGGAGAGCGCGCTCACCCGCGAGACGCTCGACGCGGTCGCCTGCGTGCTCCACTTCGGCGCGGCCGACTTCCGCTGCGGGCTCGCGCCGTACCGCGGGCCGGAGCAGCTCGCCGAGCTGGAGGAGGCGCTCCTGGCGCGATCGCCGGCGCAGTCCCTGGCGCAGCTGCTGCGGGCGGTGGACCGGTTCTTCCCGGGGCGCGACTACGGGCTCCGCGACCTGTTCCTCGACGAGCGCCGCCGCGTGGCGGGCACGCTGCTGGAGGGGACGCTGCGCCGGTACGAGGACGGCTACCGCGAGATCTTCGAGGACAACCGGCGCCTGATGGAGTTCCTGCGCGAGATCGACTCGCCCGTGCCCGGGCCGCTGCGCGTCACCGCGGACGTGACGCTGACCGCCCGCGTGCTCCGCGTCACCGGCGCGGCGCGGACGGGAGAGGTGGACCTCGCCGCGGCCGAGGCGGAGCTCTCGGCCACCGTGGACCTGGCGCGCCGCCTCGGGGCGCACCTGCACCTCGACGCGGTCCGGCGCGACGTGGAGCAGCTCGTGGAGGAGCGCGTCTCGGCGCTGGTGGCGGGCCAGTCGCCGGCGGCGCGGGCGGCGGAGCTCACCGGGATCCTGAGCCTGGCCGAGCGGCTGGGGCTCCGGCTCGACCTGTGGAACGCCCAGAACCGGATCTGGGCCTGGGCCGGCTCGGCCATGGTCACGCTGGACCGGGAGGCGGTCGCGGAGCTGGCCCGGAGGCTCTGGTTCGACGAGGGGACGCTGCTGGCGCGCGCCGGGTTCGCGCCGGCGGCCTGA
- a CDS encoding ABC transporter ATP-binding protein, with product MAPVLTLREVTRTFAGAGGVALPVLRGVSAELPAGRAVAITGRSGSGKSTLLHLAAGIDAPTSGEVLLLGRSLGALPDAERTRARRDHVGLVFQFFHLLPHLSVEDNVLVPALVAGDPPGPAAARARDLLQRVGLPERARDPVQQLSGGEMQRVALCRALLRRPKLLLADEPTGNLDEANGQKVMDLLLALAREEGSAVLYVTHSRELAALADATWTLHAGRLEQGG from the coding sequence ATGGCGCCCGTGCTCACGCTCCGTGAAGTGACCCGCACCTTCGCCGGCGCCGGCGGCGTCGCGCTGCCGGTGCTGCGCGGCGTCTCGGCCGAGCTGCCCGCCGGGCGCGCGGTGGCGATCACCGGCCGGAGCGGGTCGGGCAAGTCCACCCTGCTGCACCTCGCGGCGGGCATCGACGCGCCCACCTCGGGCGAGGTGCTGCTCCTCGGACGGTCGCTGGGCGCACTCCCCGACGCGGAGCGCACCCGGGCCCGGCGCGACCACGTGGGCCTGGTGTTCCAGTTCTTCCACCTGCTGCCGCACCTGTCGGTGGAGGACAACGTGCTCGTGCCGGCGCTGGTGGCCGGCGACCCGCCCGGCCCGGCGGCGGCGCGCGCGCGGGACCTCCTCCAGCGCGTGGGGCTGCCGGAGCGCGCGCGCGACCCGGTGCAGCAGCTCTCCGGCGGCGAGATGCAGCGCGTGGCGCTGTGCCGGGCGCTGCTGCGCCGCCCGAAGCTGCTGCTCGCCGACGAGCCGACCGGGAACCTGGACGAGGCGAACGGGCAGAAGGTGATGGACCTGTTGCTGGCGCTCGCGCGCGAGGAGGGGAGCGCCGTGCTGTACGTGACCCACAGCCGCGAGCTGGCCGCGCTCGCCGACGCGACCTGGACGCTGCACGCCGGCCGGCTGGAGCAGGGCGGGTGA
- the acs gene encoding acetate--CoA ligase codes for MATETADPRFPDLTEAQRAAIEALSTDERTIKAPVWLAQRAHVANDAVERAFAQEEPEAFWREKAKLVDWMRPFEEVMRFDPPRHEWFVGGKLNASVNCIDRHVFGDRRLKAALIWVGEDGEEHTYTYNRLYREVGRFGNALRKLGVKKGDRVIIYMPLTPEGIISMLACARIGAIHSVVFAGMGTQALRSRIEDSAAKVVICSDFTLRRGKKIPLKPTVDEAVRDLYSVEHVVVHRRGSRPGDAPFTFESEREHDFYDVQDAAAIHCPPEPMDAEDPLFILYTSGTTGKPKGVVHTTGGYLVGTTYLARAYYQIGDKDIYWSTSDIGWIVGHSFIVYGPLSVGATIFTREGVPDYPSPEVTWELCERYGVDVMFTAPTAVRMWMSHGGDAPAKYDLRKLRLIACAGEPLNPEAHHWAQQHLVGQSKGMVVDNWWQTEIAAPVLGTLPTFDARPGKVGKPMPGADVAILDQGGEPVPEGQGGLLVIRKPLPYMLRTVWNDHARYEKYWTQIPGVYTAGDIAVKDRDGYFAVLGRADDVLNVAGHRIGTADVEGSLLRHPAVAESAVVGLPDPVKGERIKAYVVLRKGVPQGPGVIGSLKDHVRQDLGPIATPSDVELRATLPKTRSGKIMRRYLKAVEMGQDPGDVSTMAD; via the coding sequence ATGGCTACCGAGACCGCTGATCCCAGGTTCCCCGATCTCACCGAGGCGCAGCGCGCCGCCATCGAGGCGCTGTCCACGGACGAACGCACCATCAAGGCGCCGGTGTGGCTCGCGCAGCGGGCCCACGTCGCGAACGACGCCGTCGAGCGCGCGTTCGCGCAGGAGGAGCCAGAGGCGTTCTGGCGCGAGAAGGCGAAGCTCGTGGACTGGATGCGGCCGTTCGAGGAGGTGATGCGCTTCGACCCGCCGCGCCACGAGTGGTTCGTGGGCGGGAAGCTGAACGCCTCCGTCAACTGCATCGACCGCCACGTGTTCGGCGATCGCCGCCTCAAGGCCGCGCTGATCTGGGTCGGCGAGGACGGCGAGGAGCACACGTACACGTACAACCGGCTCTACCGCGAGGTGGGCCGCTTCGGGAACGCGCTCCGCAAGCTGGGCGTGAAGAAGGGCGACCGCGTCATCATCTACATGCCGCTCACGCCGGAGGGCATCATCTCGATGCTCGCGTGCGCGCGCATCGGCGCCATCCACTCGGTGGTGTTCGCCGGCATGGGCACGCAGGCGCTGCGCAGCCGCATCGAGGACTCCGCCGCCAAGGTCGTCATCTGCTCGGACTTCACGCTGCGGCGCGGGAAGAAGATCCCGCTGAAGCCCACCGTGGACGAGGCGGTGCGCGACCTGTACTCGGTGGAGCACGTGGTGGTGCACCGGCGCGGCTCGCGGCCCGGCGACGCGCCGTTCACGTTCGAGTCGGAGCGCGAGCACGACTTCTACGACGTGCAGGACGCGGCGGCCATCCACTGCCCGCCCGAGCCGATGGACGCGGAGGACCCGCTGTTCATCCTCTACACGTCCGGCACCACCGGGAAGCCGAAGGGCGTGGTCCACACCACCGGCGGCTACCTGGTCGGCACCACGTACCTGGCGCGCGCCTACTACCAGATCGGCGACAAGGACATCTACTGGTCCACCTCGGACATCGGGTGGATCGTCGGCCACTCGTTCATCGTGTACGGGCCGCTGTCCGTCGGCGCGACCATCTTCACGCGCGAGGGCGTGCCGGACTACCCGTCGCCCGAGGTGACCTGGGAGCTGTGCGAGCGCTACGGCGTGGACGTCATGTTCACCGCGCCCACCGCGGTGCGCATGTGGATGAGCCACGGCGGCGACGCGCCGGCCAAGTACGACCTGCGCAAGCTGCGGCTCATCGCGTGCGCCGGCGAGCCGCTCAACCCGGAGGCGCACCACTGGGCGCAGCAGCACCTGGTGGGCCAGTCGAAGGGTATGGTGGTGGACAACTGGTGGCAGACCGAGATCGCCGCCCCGGTGCTCGGGACGCTGCCCACGTTCGACGCGCGGCCGGGCAAGGTGGGCAAGCCCATGCCCGGCGCCGACGTCGCCATCCTGGATCAGGGCGGGGAGCCGGTGCCCGAGGGGCAGGGCGGGCTGCTCGTGATCCGCAAGCCGCTCCCGTACATGCTGCGCACGGTGTGGAACGACCACGCCCGCTACGAGAAGTACTGGACGCAGATCCCCGGGGTCTACACGGCGGGTGACATCGCGGTGAAGGACCGCGACGGCTACTTCGCCGTGCTCGGGCGCGCCGACGACGTGCTGAACGTGGCCGGCCACCGCATCGGCACCGCCGACGTGGAGGGTTCGCTGCTCCGCCACCCGGCGGTGGCCGAGAGCGCGGTGGTGGGCCTGCCCGACCCGGTGAAGGGCGAGCGGATCAAGGCGTACGTGGTGCTCCGCAAGGGCGTCCCCCAGGGCCCCGGCGTCATCGGCTCGCTGAAGGACCACGTCCGCCAGGACCTCGGCCCCATCGCGACCCCGTCCGACGTCGAGCTCCGCGCCACGCTGCCGAAGACGCGCTCCGGCAAGATCATGCGGCGCTACCTGAAGGCCGTCGAGATGGGCCAGGACCCCGGCGACGTCTCGACCATGGCCGACTGA
- a CDS encoding GDSL-type esterase/lipase family protein — protein sequence MSHPAPRPPGRPAFLPVALAIATVLAAAGMVAWERTPARRARAAAARAERAGPSPHGGPLRPARLLSRGVRVAASRPGAGVLVDGVYRGDAWAGGVPSPAAPAWVALRLGRGPTRVLLSWTSSHNHDYREQQYGAPVDYRIETSADSRDGRDGTWRTEVEVRANPVRSRAHALDFAGRRWVRLVVTGLAPGVNRWGLFLDEIDVHDLSLGGDDVWVFLGDSIGAGVFDRAPAHRPSFADAIARAHPGYQPAMIDAGFCRARTWEVAERIDEVLALNPDAKVFAIVLGANDGDLARLRAGLERIVARVRAAGRIPVVARIPFQTRYGYDWVAQKNAVVDAVVAEHGLLPGPDLYAWFRDRPDRLADGLHPDAAGSVAMSRLWAEAAAPLYPPP from the coding sequence GTGTCCCACCCCGCTCCCCGGCCGCCGGGCCGCCCGGCGTTCCTGCCGGTGGCGCTCGCGATCGCGACGGTCCTGGCGGCGGCAGGCATGGTGGCGTGGGAGCGCACCCCGGCGCGCCGCGCCCGCGCCGCGGCGGCCCGGGCGGAGCGGGCCGGACCCAGCCCGCACGGCGGTCCCCTGCGCCCGGCCCGCCTGCTCTCCCGCGGCGTCCGGGTGGCCGCCAGCCGCCCCGGCGCCGGGGTGCTGGTGGACGGGGTCTACCGCGGCGACGCCTGGGCGGGCGGCGTCCCCAGCCCGGCGGCGCCGGCCTGGGTGGCGCTCCGCCTCGGCCGCGGCCCGACCCGCGTGCTCCTCTCCTGGACCTCCTCCCACAACCACGACTACCGCGAGCAGCAGTACGGGGCGCCGGTGGACTACCGCATCGAGACCTCGGCGGACTCGCGCGACGGCCGCGACGGCACCTGGCGCACCGAGGTCGAGGTCCGCGCGAACCCCGTGCGCAGCCGCGCGCACGCGCTCGACTTCGCCGGCCGGCGCTGGGTGCGGCTGGTCGTCACCGGGCTCGCGCCCGGGGTGAACCGGTGGGGCCTGTTCCTCGACGAGATCGACGTCCACGACCTCTCGCTCGGCGGCGACGACGTCTGGGTGTTCCTGGGGGACAGCATCGGCGCCGGCGTGTTCGACCGCGCCCCGGCGCACCGGCCCAGCTTCGCCGACGCGATCGCCCGGGCGCACCCCGGCTACCAGCCCGCCATGATCGACGCGGGGTTCTGCCGCGCGCGGACCTGGGAGGTGGCCGAGCGGATCGACGAGGTGCTGGCGCTCAACCCGGACGCGAAGGTGTTCGCGATCGTGCTCGGCGCGAACGACGGGGACCTCGCGCGGCTCCGCGCCGGCCTCGAGCGGATCGTGGCGCGCGTCCGGGCGGCGGGGCGCATCCCGGTGGTGGCCCGCATCCCGTTCCAGACGCGCTACGGGTACGACTGGGTGGCGCAGAAGAACGCGGTGGTGGACGCGGTGGTGGCGGAGCACGGGCTGCTGCCCGGGCCGGACCTGTACGCCTGGTTCCGCGACCGCCCGGACCGGCTCGCCGACGGGCTCCACCCCGACGCCGCGGGGTCGGTGGCGATGAGCCGGCTGTGGGCCGAGGCGGCGGCGCCGCTCTACCCGCCCCCGTAG
- a CDS encoding SaoD/DsrE family protein, whose translation MNVAYVFSTPNASYILEKMIVPQLEEGRHGATVVGMFFFVDNTYLLVKGNPTGERLAAVARKTGMLLMGCDQCCYQRAIADRLIEGIPIGCFPDLYKALSGAKLDQVITL comes from the coding sequence TTGAACGTCGCCTACGTGTTCTCGACGCCGAACGCCTCGTACATCCTGGAGAAGATGATCGTCCCGCAGCTCGAGGAGGGCCGCCACGGCGCGACCGTGGTCGGGATGTTCTTCTTCGTGGACAACACGTATCTGCTGGTGAAGGGCAACCCCACCGGCGAGCGGCTCGCGGCGGTCGCCCGCAAGACCGGCATGCTGCTCATGGGCTGCGACCAGTGCTGCTACCAGCGCGCCATCGCCGACCGGCTCATCGAGGGCATCCCCATCGGCTGCTTCCCGGACCTGTACAAGGCGCTCTCGGGCGCGAAGCTCGACCAGGTGATCACGCTCTGA
- a CDS encoding FtsX-like permease family protein, giving the protein MRAYLARAVGRELRAGKALFLLSVAGVALGVGAVLSIQILNGSALGAFAGTVRAVSGDADLSVLGWTGALDEALFPEVLAVPGVAAARPLWRADAVVEGRPGASLEILGADLLGAARGPSALPPGALEGALGTPGWVALTPAWAEEMGWREGDRIDVSLGSRRARLVVGARVDFQAAAPLASRRLALMDLGQAQGLLGARGRIHQIDVRAAPGVAPAALAERLSAALGDRARVATPEQRTVEAGGLLSAFRLNLTALSLVSVLVGGFLVYASVRASLARRREELGLLRAVGATRAQVLGLVLGEAALLGILGTAAGVPLGWLAARANVGAVSGTVRNLYLLEGIDRVALTPGLVALGAATGLAGALAGALWPALDAARADPRALLASIAVEEGAGARAGRLLAAGLAALAAGLAVYALAGQRVAAAGFAPAVGILVAVPLATPALLRGMGRAGLPHRLGIAYGLRSLGGRLSASASAAGALAVAVAMLAGVTVMVGSFRDTVERWLDATLRADVYVTTPSWRRARSEATLAPEVLAALRACPGVRSVDVLRQHTGYTGDGRRVQVSGVDAGVPGAERRVALVAGDAAEAMRALRERGAVLVSEPLARRAGLAPGGALTLRGRAGPARFPVAGVYRDYGAEGGAVLMDLGAYARAFGAGAPSNAALTLAPGADPERAVAALRTALPGAALQIRSNRTLRAEVLAIFEQTFAVTRLLEAMGLVIAAAGVTLSLLVLARDRRAELALYRALGASRGQLFRVFLGRGLAVGGAGLALGLLGGGALAIVLVRAVNPAFFGWTLGISVPLRALALEALAILAAAAAASLYPALAASRTPAQELSRDAL; this is encoded by the coding sequence ATGAGAGCCTACCTGGCGCGCGCCGTGGGGCGGGAGCTCCGGGCCGGCAAGGCGCTGTTCCTGCTCTCGGTGGCGGGCGTGGCGCTGGGCGTGGGCGCGGTCCTCTCCATCCAGATCCTGAACGGCAGCGCGCTGGGCGCGTTCGCCGGCACGGTGCGCGCCGTCTCCGGCGACGCCGACCTGTCGGTGCTGGGCTGGACCGGCGCGCTCGACGAGGCGCTGTTCCCGGAGGTGCTGGCGGTGCCCGGGGTCGCCGCCGCGCGCCCGCTCTGGCGGGCCGACGCGGTGGTGGAGGGGCGCCCCGGCGCGTCGCTGGAGATCCTCGGCGCCGACCTCCTCGGCGCGGCGCGCGGCCCGTCGGCGCTGCCGCCGGGCGCGCTGGAGGGCGCGCTCGGGACCCCGGGCTGGGTGGCGCTGACGCCCGCCTGGGCGGAGGAGATGGGCTGGCGCGAGGGGGACCGGATCGACGTGTCGCTCGGCTCGCGCCGCGCGCGGCTGGTGGTGGGGGCGCGGGTGGACTTCCAGGCGGCGGCGCCGCTGGCGAGCCGCCGGCTGGCGCTGATGGACCTCGGGCAGGCGCAGGGGCTGCTCGGCGCGCGCGGCCGCATCCACCAGATCGACGTCCGCGCCGCGCCGGGCGTGGCGCCGGCCGCGCTGGCGGAGCGGCTCTCGGCCGCGCTGGGCGATCGCGCGCGGGTCGCCACGCCCGAGCAGCGCACCGTCGAGGCCGGCGGGCTGCTCTCGGCCTTCCGCCTGAACCTCACCGCGCTGTCGCTGGTCTCGGTGCTGGTGGGAGGGTTCCTGGTCTACGCCTCGGTGCGCGCCTCGCTGGCGCGGCGCCGCGAGGAGCTGGGGCTGCTCCGGGCGGTGGGCGCGACCCGGGCGCAGGTGCTGGGGCTCGTGCTGGGCGAGGCGGCGCTGCTCGGGATCCTCGGGACGGCCGCCGGCGTGCCGCTGGGCTGGCTCGCGGCGCGGGCCAACGTGGGCGCGGTGTCCGGCACCGTCCGCAACCTCTACCTGCTGGAGGGGATCGACCGCGTGGCGCTCACCCCCGGCCTGGTCGCGCTGGGCGCGGCCACCGGCCTGGCGGGCGCGCTGGCGGGCGCGCTCTGGCCGGCGCTCGACGCGGCCCGGGCCGACCCGCGCGCGCTGCTCGCCTCGATCGCGGTGGAGGAGGGCGCCGGGGCGCGGGCGGGCCGGCTGCTCGCGGCGGGGCTCGCCGCGCTCGCGGCCGGGCTGGCGGTGTACGCGCTCGCCGGCCAGCGGGTCGCCGCGGCGGGCTTCGCGCCGGCGGTGGGCATCCTGGTGGCGGTGCCGCTCGCGACGCCGGCGCTGCTCCGCGGGATGGGGCGCGCCGGCCTCCCGCACCGGCTCGGCATCGCCTACGGCCTCCGCAGCCTGGGCGGGCGGCTCTCGGCCTCGGCGTCCGCGGCGGGGGCGCTGGCGGTGGCGGTCGCCATGCTCGCCGGCGTCACCGTGATGGTGGGGAGCTTCCGCGACACGGTGGAGCGCTGGCTCGACGCCACGCTGCGCGCCGACGTCTACGTGACCACGCCCTCCTGGCGGCGCGCGCGCAGCGAGGCGACGCTCGCGCCCGAGGTGCTCGCGGCGCTGCGCGCCTGCCCCGGCGTCCGGTCGGTGGACGTGCTCCGGCAGCACACCGGCTACACCGGCGACGGCCGCCGGGTGCAGGTCTCCGGCGTGGACGCCGGCGTCCCCGGCGCGGAGCGGCGCGTGGCGCTGGTGGCCGGCGACGCCGCCGAGGCCATGCGGGCGCTGCGCGAGCGCGGGGCGGTGCTGGTCTCCGAGCCGCTCGCCCGAAGGGCCGGGCTGGCGCCGGGGGGCGCGCTGACGCTGCGCGGGCGCGCGGGCCCGGCGCGCTTCCCGGTGGCCGGCGTCTACCGCGACTACGGCGCCGAGGGCGGGGCCGTGCTGATGGATCTCGGGGCGTACGCGCGCGCGTTCGGCGCCGGCGCGCCGTCCAACGCCGCGCTCACGCTCGCCCCGGGCGCCGATCCGGAGCGCGCGGTGGCGGCGCTGCGCACGGCGCTCCCCGGGGCCGCGCTCCAGATCCGCTCCAACCGCACGCTCCGCGCCGAGGTGCTCGCCATCTTCGAGCAGACGTTCGCGGTGACGCGGCTGCTCGAGGCCATGGGGCTCGTGATCGCCGCCGCGGGGGTGACGCTGTCGCTGCTGGTGCTGGCGCGCGACCGGCGCGCCGAGCTGGCGCTGTACCGGGCGCTGGGCGCGAGCCGCGGCCAGCTGTTCCGGGTGTTCCTGGGGCGCGGGCTGGCGGTGGGCGGCGCGGGGCTGGCGCTCGGGCTCCTGGGCGGCGGCGCGCTGGCGATCGTGCTGGTGCGCGCGGTGAACCCGGCCTTCTTCGGCTGGACGCTGGGGATCTCGGTCCCGCTCCGCGCGCTCGCGCTCGAGGCGCTCGCCATCCTCGCCGCCGCCGCCGCGGCCAGCCTCTACCCGGCGCTCGCCGCGAGCCGCACGCCGGCGCAGGAGCTCTCCCGCGATGCGCTCTAG
- a CDS encoding MarC family protein: MKPLLDYGLLVFVSMFTMMGPVGVLPPFVSMTSGLSGDEARRVARRATITALCVLLVFALGGQLVFRFFNISVNSLRVVGGIILLLVGYEMLQARPSRTKHDEPAPEGYAEDIAITPLGIPVIAGPGAITTVIILMSEAHDLARKAVLLVVLLGLHVLTYAMLVSAKPLLAFLGPSGNKVLVRIMGLIVMVIAVEFFFAGLKPIVRDMLGR; the protein is encoded by the coding sequence ATGAAGCCCCTGCTCGACTACGGCCTGCTCGTCTTCGTGTCGATGTTCACCATGATGGGCCCGGTGGGCGTGCTCCCGCCGTTCGTGTCGATGACCTCCGGGCTGTCGGGGGACGAGGCGCGGCGGGTGGCCCGGCGGGCGACGATCACGGCGCTGTGCGTGCTGCTCGTGTTCGCGCTGGGCGGGCAGCTCGTCTTCCGGTTCTTCAACATCTCGGTGAACAGCCTGCGGGTGGTGGGCGGGATCATCCTGCTGCTGGTCGGCTACGAGATGCTCCAGGCGCGCCCGTCGCGGACCAAGCACGACGAGCCCGCCCCGGAGGGCTACGCCGAGGACATCGCCATCACGCCGCTCGGGATCCCGGTGATCGCCGGCCCCGGCGCGATCACCACCGTGATCATCCTGATGAGCGAGGCGCACGACCTCGCGCGCAAGGCCGTGCTGCTCGTCGTGCTGCTCGGCCTGCACGTCCTCACCTACGCGATGCTGGTGTCGGCGAAGCCGCTGCTCGCGTTCCTCGGCCCCAGCGGCAACAAGGTGCTGGTCCGGATCATGGGCCTCATCGTGATGGTGATCGCCGTCGAGTTCTTCTTCGCCGGCCTGAAGCCCATCGTCCGGGACATGCTCGGGCGCTGA
- the thiD gene encoding bifunctional hydroxymethylpyrimidine kinase/phosphomethylpyrimidine kinase has protein sequence MKVALTIAGSDSGGGAGIQADLRTFAAHRLHGTSAITAVTAQNSVAVTAWVALEPAMVVAQLEAVATDMPVAATKTGMLANAAIIGAVADAAARLPLGPLVVDPVMVAKSGDRLLDAAAERAYVERLFPLAAIVTPNLHEAEALLGRPVRGLAAMRDAARDLHRLGARAVLVKGGESVPGAEDVFFDGARLEEIPGPRIDTANVHGTGCTLSAALCARLALGDALLDAVRGAKAYLVEALRRSYTVGKGRGPVDHLHPLTG, from the coding sequence ATGAAGGTCGCCCTCACCATCGCGGGCTCGGACTCCGGCGGCGGCGCCGGCATCCAGGCCGACCTCCGCACGTTCGCCGCGCACCGCCTCCACGGCACCTCCGCCATCACCGCCGTCACCGCGCAGAACTCGGTGGCCGTCACCGCCTGGGTGGCGCTCGAGCCGGCCATGGTGGTGGCGCAGCTCGAGGCGGTCGCCACCGACATGCCGGTCGCGGCCACCAAGACCGGGATGCTCGCGAACGCGGCCATCATCGGCGCCGTCGCCGACGCGGCGGCCCGGCTGCCGCTCGGGCCGCTGGTGGTGGACCCGGTGATGGTCGCGAAGAGCGGCGACCGGCTGCTCGACGCGGCCGCGGAGCGCGCCTACGTGGAGCGGCTGTTCCCGCTCGCCGCGATCGTCACCCCGAACCTGCACGAGGCCGAGGCGCTCCTGGGCCGGCCGGTGCGCGGGCTCGCGGCCATGCGCGACGCGGCGCGCGACCTCCACCGGCTGGGCGCGCGCGCGGTGCTGGTGAAGGGCGGCGAGAGCGTGCCCGGCGCGGAGGACGTCTTCTTCGACGGCGCGCGCCTGGAGGAGATCCCCGGCCCGCGCATCGACACCGCGAACGTGCACGGCACCGGCTGCACGCTCTCGGCCGCGCTGTGCGCGCGGCTCGCGCTCGGCGACGCGCTGCTCGACGCGGTCCGCGGCGCGAAGGCCTACCTGGTGGAGGCGCTGCGCCGCTCGTACACCGTCGGCAAGGGGCGCGGGCCGGTGGACCACCTCCACCCGCTCACCGGGTAG